One Sulfolobus sp. S-194 DNA segment encodes these proteins:
- a CDS encoding AAA family ATPase, giving the protein MKIIAITGMPGSGKGELAKILREKGIKVITMSDVLREKYYKEAKEGERLMDFAKRIRELYGKGAIAKLCIEKIEREKIVAFDGVRNWEEIEEFKKIGDVTIIAVHSPPKLRYERLLKRGRKDDTLTVEGLVKRDWEELEMGIGNVIALADYILINDSTIEEFKSKAEELLKRIL; this is encoded by the coding sequence ATTAAAATAATTGCAATTACTGGTATGCCCGGATCTGGAAAAGGAGAACTTGCCAAGATCCTCAGAGAAAAGGGAATAAAGGTAATCACTATGAGTGATGTCTTGAGAGAGAAGTATTATAAAGAAGCAAAAGAAGGAGAAAGACTAATGGATTTTGCAAAAAGAATTAGAGAGTTATACGGAAAAGGAGCAATAGCGAAACTTTGTATAGAAAAGATTGAAAGAGAAAAGATTGTGGCCTTTGACGGAGTGAGGAATTGGGAAGAGATAGAGGAGTTTAAGAAGATAGGCGATGTAACTATAATTGCAGTTCACTCTCCTCCGAAGCTAAGATATGAAAGACTTCTTAAAAGAGGTAGAAAGGATGACACTTTAACCGTAGAGGGATTAGTGAAAAGGGATTGGGAGGAATTAGAGATGGGGATAGGGAATGTAATAGCGTTGGCTGATTACATATTAATTAATGATTCTACGATAGAGGAATTTAAGAGTAAGGCAGAAGAATTATTAAAGCGAATATTATGA
- a CDS encoding RNA-binding domain-containing protein — MTKIIIEVEVRPSEDENKVLQAIRNLFDFENLKEEKRGYIKILIAESHTLVSLQKFHRKLREERILDAARKYLTKNMIGNVISFMLNKQAAAVGKVSFVDDEKESPLGPIKVTIEYKDPQALIDWLTPKTAKGVPLWENPIPSDE, encoded by the coding sequence ATGACAAAGATTATCATAGAAGTAGAGGTTAGACCTTCAGAAGATGAGAATAAAGTACTTCAAGCTATTAGAAATTTATTTGATTTTGAAAATCTGAAAGAAGAAAAAAGAGGTTACATAAAGATACTAATTGCAGAATCACACACACTTGTCAGTTTGCAGAAGTTTCACAGAAAATTAAGAGAAGAAAGAATTCTTGATGCAGCAAGAAAGTATTTAACTAAGAATATGATTGGGAACGTTATTTCTTTTATGTTAAATAAACAAGCAGCAGCCGTAGGTAAAGTTTCTTTTGTAGATGATGAAAAAGAATCCCCCCTAGGGCCTATAAAGGTAACAATAGAGTATAAAGACCCACAAGCACTTATTGATTGGTTAACTCCTAAGACTGCTA